GGACTTAACTCGAAGGTGAGAGTGCGGGTATGGTAGATAGCCGTCTCAATCAATGAACGTATCTCGTTCATGGCATCCGCCGGCCCGTCCGTCGATGCGGTTTTCTGCAACAAGCCGAGTTTGATTTTGCATACGGCAAGCGCCTGCCCGACGGAATCATGCAGCGTGGTTGCCAGGCTGCGGCGCTCACGCTCTTCGGTAACGGATAATTCTGCCGCCAACGAACGGAGTTGATGCTGGTTGGCCAGAATTTTCTCCTCAGCCTTTTTTCGTTCAGTCACGTCAAATCCGGTTCCGACGATCGCTTGTTTACCGTTGAAGTTGAGCCTTCCCTCCGAATAGTCAATCCAACACTCTTCACCGCCCTTCTTGAGAATCTTCAGTTCAGCGCGCCGGGTGCCTTCGTCATGCCGGCGGAAGAGAAGGCTTTGTTGTCTGAATTCTTCCCGAGAATCGGGATGAACGATGTTGAAAATACTATCCTTCAACAATTCGTCTGCCGAAAAACCTGTCAGAACCTCTGCGCTCGGATTGACAAACAGCACCTTGTGTTCATTGTAGATGAGAAGTGCGGAAGAGGTTGTTTCGGATATCGCCCGGAATTTCGATTCACTTGCACGGAGTTCCGCATCATACCGAACCTTTCTGTTATACAGGACCCCTCCGAAAGTCAGCACCAAACCGACTAAGCCCCCCGCAAGCACGAGCACAATTGGTTGGCGGTACAGCGGTGCCACAATCTCAAAGGAAGCTGATGCCCCCGCGGGATCAAAGACGCCAAAGGGGCTGATGGCCTGCATTTGAATTGAGTACACACCCGGCGAAAGATTGTCAATGGTTACGGTTCGCTTTGTGTTCCAAGATGACCATCGTCCGGTATTGAGCCGATAGCGTGTTAGGATGCTGCTCGATGCCGGATCGCCCCAATACGCGAAAACACTCCACAGCACCACGGCCGAGGATGCATGGGTTGTGGGTTGTTCAATCACAATTTTCGGGGCGGGTAATTGTTCTGTTGAGCGGTCAAGAATGGAGACGCCCCGGCCACGCGTGCCGACATACACTTTGTCCTCTGTCGGGAGAACCGGCCACAGTTCTGCACCGGAAAGCCCGGTGCGAGAGTCAATCGACGTCCAAATATCATTATCGTAGTGGCTCAATCCGCCCGACGTTGCCGCCCAGATTCGCCCCCGATCATCAACCCTCAGATCCCATACCTCGTTGTTTACAAGACCGTCGGCAATGCTAAACCAATGAATCGAATCGCGGTCATCAATATACGCTACGCCATGACTTTGCGTCGAAAACCATACTTTGTCATCATTGCCGATACACAGTGCGAAGATTCTGTCGACACCCGATGGATTCTTGGAAGCGGGGGATCTCCAATATGTCCAATCTCCCCCCTTCAGTCTGGCCAATCCGGCAAACGTACCGAACCAAAGTGCCCCATCCCTTCCCTCGGCAAATGCATATACTTTCCGCGAGGGCAGGCCCTCTTTTTCCCCCCAGTGAGACTCGAACTTGCCGTTTGCATAGACGTAGGCACCAAGAAGGACGGTAGAATCAGTGAGGGGAAAGACAGGCCAAATCGCAAGAAACCAAAGCCTGCCTTCAGAATCCATTCGGATTTTGTGAACCTTGTTCCCTTCAAGAGGTGTGCCTCGGGCAAAGCGTTGCCACTGTTTTCCATCCCATCGAAAAGCACCGTCAAAACCGCCGCCGCTGGAGATCCACACATTTCCGTCTCTATCTTCAATCAAACCTGTAACCACATACAGATGCACACCCAGAATCTTGTAAATTGTTTTCACGGTTCCATTGGGCTTACGAATCTCTATTCCTTTGGCTGAGGCAATCCACAAAGATCCGTCTCTGGTTTTGATGATTTCATTAATCGAGTTGCGGGGATCCGGGAATTCGTACTGGAGATACGTCCAGCGGCGGGATGTTTCTCTAAAAAGAAAAAGACCGCGCTGAGTACCAATCCACAAGTCATCGTTCTTACGATAGCCCACAAATTCAATATCGCGCACTTGAGGCTGGCGAAAATCCACAGGTTCCCATTTGTCATACTGCCTCAAACGTGCCGATCCGGATTCGTGTATGGCGAGAATCCATCCCTTCGAATTCATCGCAGCGGATTTCAGTGAGAAGCCTTTGGTTTCCGGGGCAAGCCGGGGTTTCCTTCCGCGATCCCATTCCCATATCCCCCAGGCATCGAAAGGAAGGGAAATTGACACAAGTCCCCGTCCGTCGCTGTTCTCCAGAAGTACGTGGCGTTGCGATTTCAGCATTGTGGTCGACCACCGCATTTGCTCAGCCCATCCTCCCCCATCCCATTTGAACAGTGCCTCATTCGAATTCACCCAAACAGTTCCGCTTGCCGTCTGCCACATATCATGCACTTTTTCTCCCGGCATCATGGGTATCAGCGTGTCGCGGGAAGCTAAAAATAACTCCTCGCGGGATGTGAGAAGAATACTGTCCGATGAGAATGGAATGGCATGTTCAACATGTCCTGTCACAATTGACCGGAAACCGGTTTTTCCCCCGATGAAGGCCTTTCCCCGGGTGACAAGCAGAATCCTGTCGTCGGGAAGTGCATAGAATGCGTTCGTGCGGCCGACGGGAAGCACAAGCGACGTATCAACCGTGTTCCAGCGATAGCCATCAAACCAAGCCACTCCGCGCGATGTTGCAACCCAAGGTGTGCCGTCGCTGGTTTCAACTACATTGTAGATGTTATCCGAGGGAAGGCCGGATTCTGTTGTGAAGTGAACCCAGCGCCACTCTTGATCGAACGGAGGAAGTTGAGCATGCGCTGGCGGCAGCATACCAAGCACCGCGTACGCAGACGCAGCGCAGATTCTGATGACTAACCGGTGGCAAGCTTTCTGCATTAAGCAATGGAGACTGTTCAGGAATGGATTGCGTGTGAAAAATGATAGGCGAAACCGTCGCAAAAGTCAAGCAACTCTCTCTATATTGACTGAACTATCCAAAATGTGCATATTGGTTGGGAGTTGCAGCATGGTGGTTCCCCTTCGACTCATCATTCCTCTGACATTGTAGCCCTAATGCAGTTTGTATGAAGAACAATGCGCTTGGCTTATACCTCAGCGAGACAACAGCTCAGGCAATTATTATCGAACGTCTCGGCAACCGTTCCGTTCTGGCCGCTGCCCGGGAATGGGAGAACACGTTGTTCGACTATGCCGGGGATGATACACCCGGCATGGACGCCTTTGTGGATTTGCTTGACCAATTCTTGAATTCCACGCCTGTCAGGGTACAACGTTCAGGAGTAGCCCTCGACACTTCCCTGCTTTTTTTTAACACCATTCCGTTCGAGGCAACTGCCACGCACGAGCAGATGCTGCAACACATCCGCTGGGAATTGGGAGAGTATTTTCCGGGGCTGCCTCGGAATGCGTTCATCTCCGATACACACACGCTCGCACGGCACAACGGCAGTCAGTTTGACAATATCCTTGCCGTATCGGTACGACGGGATCTTATCGGCAAGCTCCGGCACGGACTCGGAAAACTCCAACTTCGACTCGACGTTGTGGATTCCGACCACTTCAGTGCCGACGGGCTTCTTCGTATGAATTATCCCGAAGCAGTCAACAAATCTCATGCTCTCCTCGGCCTGAAAGGAGAGCGGCTCGATGCGAGCATTCTCCGTTCCAGTGAAGTCGAGTCGTTTGCCTACTTTTCGCTCCACTCGTCACGCGCTGTTCTTGAGAGGATCGGATGGCTTAACCGGATTTCCCCGACGCTCAACACCATCTACGTGTACGGAACTGAAGTCACACGCGAACTTCTTGCAGAAATCCGCAACTCCTCCCCTATCCCGGTCGAAGAACTGGATCCGTTCCGACACATTGAAGTAGCAGAAGGTGTCCGCCAGGAGAGTAACCCGGAATTCACACCCGCACGGTACGTTGCCTCAATCGGTATTGCCCTTCGTCCTGAATGATGCTATTGAACAATTGAATCGGACTCACATGCGTGTCATTAGCGGTACATACAAAGGGCGAATCCTCAAAACGGTCAAAAACTTCTCCGTCCGTCCGGCAACAGACCGGGTGAAGCAAACGCTGTTCGACATGCTGGCAACACGGCTGGAGATGGATGATGCAACTGTACTTGATTTATTTGCCGGAAGCGGGGGACTTGGCATTGAGGCGCTAAGCCGGGGCGCGGCACATGTAACGTTCGTCGAACATGACGAAGAGGCCGCACTCTACATAGAAAAGAATCTGTACACTCTCGGTTGTGAAGACCGGACGGCAATCGTCGAAACCGATGCTGTGTCATTTGTCCGCCGGTGCAAGGATTCGTTTGATTTGATTTTTGCCGACCCGCCGTATCTCTTTCCCGAAACGCCGGAACTCCCCCGGTTGATTCTCGGACAACAGATGTTGACGCGCAACGGGTACTTGCTTATCGAACACACGACGGATATACAATTCGAGACTACAGAACTGTTTCATGCCGGACCGGAGAAGCGATTCGGCAGAACCGTTGTTACGTTCTTCCGACATCACGAACAAGAATAGCCCCGCTCATGGCACGAAAACCGATAGCTATTTATCCAGGCACATTCGACCCTGTAACGAACGGCCACGTTGATGTTGTTCAACGTGCTACTCAAATGTTCTCAAAGGTGATCGTGCTTGTTGCCCGCAACGTAACTAAAACTCCCATGTTCAACGATGTTGAACGTGTCGAGATGATCAAGGAAGTGTTCAACGGAAACAAACACGTTTCTGTGGATCTCTTCGATGGATTGGTTGTAGACTACGCACACAGAAACAATGCAAGCGTGATTGTTCGCGGACTCCGTGCTGTTTCTGATTTCGAGTATGAATTCCAGATGGCGCTGATGAATCGTAAACTCGATGCCGATGTCGATACTGTGTTTCTGATGCCGCATGCCCGGTACACATATCTCAACTCTACCATTGTGCGGGAAGTTGCACGACTTGGCGGAGATGTCTCGGGATTCGTGCCGCCCAACGTACGTCGGCGACTGCAGGAAAAGCTGAATTCGCGTAAACGCAACTGAGTGAATGCTCGTTCTTTCGGATAAAATCAAACACATCGAAGAATCACAGACGCTCGCTCTCTCAGGCAAAGCGAAGCGCATGAAGGATTCGGGAATCGATGTTGTGAGCCTGACTGCCGGTGAACCGGATTTCCCCACCCCGCGTCATATCAAAGACGCGGCGATCACGGCCATTGAAAATAACTTCACGAAATACACGCAGAACGCCGGTTCGCCCGACCTCATCGACGCCATCGTTCGAAAGTTCACGCACGAGAACAATCTCTTCTTCGGACACAACCAGATTCTCGTTTCGGCGGGAGCAAAACAATCCATCTTCAACGTCCTGCAAGCAATCTGTAACAAGGGCGATGAGGTGTTGTTCTTCAGTCCGTATTGGGTAAGCTATCCCGAGATTGTGAAGCTTGCCGATGCAATTCCGGTCCCCGTGCCGACAAGCATCGCAAACAACTTCAAGCCTGATATCGAGCAACTACGCAAAGCAATTACTCCGAAGACGAAGGCGTTAATCATCAACTCTCCGAACAATCCGTCGGGGGTGGTGTTCTCCCAGGACGATATGGAATCGATCGGGTCGATTGTCAAGGATGCAAACATTTTTGTCATCGCAGACGAGATCTATGAAAAAGTCGTGTACGATAGCAACAGGCATTTCAGCATCGGCTCCATCAAATCCCTTCGCGATAACGCGATAACGGTAAACGGCGTGTCGAAAGCATTCTCGATGACGGGATGGAGAGTCGGCTATGCAGGCGGGCCCGCGGCTGTAATCGAAGCGGCCGCTAAAGTGCAGACGCAGGTTACTTCAAACGCAAACTCGATTGCACAGAAGGCAACCGTTACTGCCCTCACCGTTCCCACGCCCGATTTGCAGACCATGGTGAGTGCTTTCAAGGAGAGAAGGGATGTTGTGTACAAACATCTTTCCGCCATGACGGATGTGCGTGTAGCGCTGCCCGGGGGAGCTTTCTACTTTTTCTTCGATGTCAGTAAATTGTACGGAAGGAAATTTCAGAATCACGTCATGAGAAACTCAGCCGATATGGGAACCTATCTGCTCGATCATCATCATGTAGCCACGGTTCCCGGCGTGGCGTTCGGAGATGACTCATGTCTCAGAATCTCCTACGCGTGCTCACTGCCTG
This sequence is a window from Bacteroidota bacterium. Protein-coding genes within it:
- the coaD gene encoding pantetheine-phosphate adenylyltransferase; translated protein: MARKPIAIYPGTFDPVTNGHVDVVQRATQMFSKVIVLVARNVTKTPMFNDVERVEMIKEVFNGNKHVSVDLFDGLVVDYAHRNNASVIVRGLRAVSDFEYEFQMALMNRKLDADVDTVFLMPHARYTYLNSTIVREVARLGGDVSGFVPPNVRRRLQEKLNSRKRN
- a CDS encoding pyridoxal phosphate-dependent aminotransferase; this encodes MLVLSDKIKHIEESQTLALSGKAKRMKDSGIDVVSLTAGEPDFPTPRHIKDAAITAIENNFTKYTQNAGSPDLIDAIVRKFTHENNLFFGHNQILVSAGAKQSIFNVLQAICNKGDEVLFFSPYWVSYPEIVKLADAIPVPVPTSIANNFKPDIEQLRKAITPKTKALIINSPNNPSGVVFSQDDMESIGSIVKDANIFVIADEIYEKVVYDSNRHFSIGSIKSLRDNAITVNGVSKAFSMTGWRVGYAGGPAAVIEAAAKVQTQVTSNANSIAQKATVTALTVPTPDLQTMVSAFKERRDVVYKHLSAMTDVRVALPGGAFYFFFDVSKLYGRKFQNHVMRNSADMGTYLLDHHHVATVPGVAFGDDSCLRISYACSLPELEKGLERIKTGFEMLS
- the rsmD gene encoding 16S rRNA (guanine(966)-N(2))-methyltransferase RsmD, yielding MRVISGTYKGRILKTVKNFSVRPATDRVKQTLFDMLATRLEMDDATVLDLFAGSGGLGIEALSRGAAHVTFVEHDEEAALYIEKNLYTLGCEDRTAIVETDAVSFVRRCKDSFDLIFADPPYLFPETPELPRLILGQQMLTRNGYLLIEHTTDIQFETTELFHAGPEKRFGRTVVTFFRHHEQE
- a CDS encoding PAS domain S-box protein; this encodes MQKACHRLVIRICAASAYAVLGMLPPAHAQLPPFDQEWRWVHFTTESGLPSDNIYNVVETSDGTPWVATSRGVAWFDGYRWNTVDTSLVLPVGRTNAFYALPDDRILLVTRGKAFIGGKTGFRSIVTGHVEHAIPFSSDSILLTSREELFLASRDTLIPMMPGEKVHDMWQTASGTVWVNSNEALFKWDGGGWAEQMRWSTTMLKSQRHVLLENSDGRGLVSISLPFDAWGIWEWDRGRKPRLAPETKGFSLKSAAMNSKGWILAIHESGSARLRQYDKWEPVDFRQPQVRDIEFVGYRKNDDLWIGTQRGLFLFRETSRRWTYLQYEFPDPRNSINEIIKTRDGSLWIASAKGIEIRKPNGTVKTIYKILGVHLYVVTGLIEDRDGNVWISSGGGFDGAFRWDGKQWQRFARGTPLEGNKVHKIRMDSEGRLWFLAIWPVFPLTDSTVLLGAYVYANGKFESHWGEKEGLPSRKVYAFAEGRDGALWFGTFAGLARLKGGDWTYWRSPASKNPSGVDRIFALCIGNDDKVWFSTQSHGVAYIDDRDSIHWFSIADGLVNNEVWDLRVDDRGRIWAATSGGLSHYDNDIWTSIDSRTGLSGAELWPVLPTEDKVYVGTRGRGVSILDRSTEQLPAPKIVIEQPTTHASSAVVLWSVFAYWGDPASSSILTRYRLNTGRWSSWNTKRTVTIDNLSPGVYSIQMQAISPFGVFDPAGASASFEIVAPLYRQPIVLVLAGGLVGLVLTFGGVLYNRKVRYDAELRASESKFRAISETTSSALLIYNEHKVLFVNPSAEVLTGFSADELLKDSIFNIVHPDSREEFRQQSLLFRRHDEGTRRAELKILKKGGEECWIDYSEGRLNFNGKQAIVGTGFDVTERKKAEEKILANQHQLRSLAAELSVTEERERRSLATTLHDSVGQALAVCKIKLGLLQKTASTDGPADAMNEIRSLIETAIYHTRTLTFELSPPTLHELGLVATLDWLAEQFHTQHNISVSVDADKSKLPLTDEIRTLMFHSVRELLLNVAKHAKAKNVIISVGIRQHHLHVSVSDDGVGQDLKQEREGRLRNQGFGLFNIRERFAQIGGRMEIVSSKGSGTSVELILPIQKQNAIQSQGIRV